The following coding sequences are from one Verrucomicrobiia bacterium window:
- a CDS encoding ceramidase domain-containing protein produces the protein MRPELYQNLAEPTIRFCEDNLGGWVAQPANSVSSLVISLAGLFILSRKPRHAFSPWLGWTAILTGLTSFAYHASFTFVGQLADLGSMFLLASFLIVAALRLSSSRKAYAILVLGTLIPLSLTAYFRTVADFNLGIPLFAVLLASAIYLEIQTIRREGSSLRYFGLGFLVFATGWLIWLLDFKQVWCSPTTFHLINGHSFWHAANAAALLFLDQHYRQLKR, from the coding sequence ATGCGACCAGAGCTCTACCAGAACCTTGCAGAGCCTACGATCCGCTTCTGCGAAGACAACTTGGGTGGGTGGGTTGCCCAGCCCGCCAACTCTGTAAGCTCCCTGGTCATTTCGCTGGCCGGGCTCTTTATCCTTTCCCGTAAACCCCGGCACGCTTTTTCACCTTGGCTAGGTTGGACAGCCATTCTTACGGGCCTCACTTCCTTTGCCTACCATGCCAGCTTTACCTTCGTTGGGCAGCTCGCAGACTTAGGGTCGATGTTCCTGCTGGCATCCTTCCTCATTGTGGCAGCGCTGCGGCTTTCATCGTCCCGCAAAGCGTATGCAATCCTTGTGCTGGGTACGCTGATACCCCTCAGCCTTACTGCGTACTTCCGAACAGTTGCGGATTTTAACCTGGGCATCCCACTTTTTGCCGTTCTCTTAGCTAGTGCCATTTACCTAGAGATTCAAACCATTCGGCGCGAAGGTAGTTCACTGCGCTATTTTGGCCTGGGCTTCTTGGTATTCGCCACAGGTTGGCTCATCTGGCTTTTGGACTTCAAGCAGGTTTGGTGCAGCCCAACCACTTTTCACCTTATTAACGGGCACAGTTTCTGGCATGCCGCCAACGCAGCCGCCCTCCTTTTTCTCGACCAGCATTACCGGCAATTAAAGCGCTAA
- a CDS encoding NUDIX hydrolase, which produces MDQYASGRHKRVSAKAIIRTEDGHILIVKDHWKDYWSFPGGIVEANESPFEGVQREVLEETSLTPEWVGFLGSSYRRDEKKESLNFTFGASMSRTDVEENFKAADGEGEAWKLVTPEEAMTLLEKPTAGNLPQFLARWENCSLLIEAL; this is translated from the coding sequence ATGGACCAATATGCATCAGGCAGGCACAAGCGCGTAAGTGCCAAAGCTATAATTAGAACTGAAGACGGGCACATCCTCATCGTCAAAGACCATTGGAAGGACTACTGGTCTTTTCCAGGGGGTATCGTTGAGGCAAACGAATCTCCCTTTGAAGGTGTTCAGCGTGAAGTACTAGAGGAAACAAGCCTTACCCCGGAGTGGGTTGGGTTCCTTGGCAGTTCCTACCGGCGTGATGAGAAGAAGGAAAGCCTCAACTTTACCTTTGGGGCCAGTATGTCTCGCACCGATGTGGAGGAGAATTTCAAAGCCGCTGACGGGGAAGGGGAGGCGTGGAAACTTGTGACACCTGAAGAAGCCATGACACTTCTTGAGAAACCAACTGCCGGCAACTTGCCCCAATTCTTGGCTCGCTGGGAAAACTGCAGCCTTCTGATTGAAGCCTTATGA